A window of Apium graveolens cultivar Ventura chromosome 8, ASM990537v1, whole genome shotgun sequence contains these coding sequences:
- the LOC141681000 gene encoding uncharacterized protein LOC141681000 — protein sequence MDSMVFCTRSIFKPILSHKEIASGTLTLASQRACHTSDLSLRRVNRNKSGLDSLRIAASGRFRKRDDEKIIESSDSNSANQDGIISLFRRIQSSISKEESMTRKQSSKSSEEKSSAESVLDVLSQSRKQMKANTLNERGEKVLSIRQGQWKNDEKTEFPSVPDLKSTRPPSNFVKRSPIPTAPSSRPNTEDNKASPDAVREKALELEKVEKMRLPALKELAKSRGLKGYSKLKKSELIELLRQ from the exons ATGGACTCCATGGTGTTTTGTACCAGGAGTATCTTCAAGCCCATTCTATCTCATAAAG AGATTGCAAGTGGAACTTTAACTTTGGCATCCCAGAGAGCCTGTCATACAAGTGATCTGAGCTTAAGAAGAGTTAATAGAAATAAGAGTGGACTGGATTCCCTGAGAATTGCTGCCTCAGGAAGATTTCGGAAAAGAGATGATGAGAAGATAATTGAATCATCTGATTCCAACTCTGCAAATCAGGATGGAATTATATCTCTCTTTAGACGAATACAGTCTTCTATCTCCAAGGAAGAGTCGATGACTAGAAAACAAAGTTCCAAGTCCTCTGAAGAAAAATCTTCTGCGGAATCAGTTTTGGATGTTCTAAGTCAATCGAGAAAGCAAATGAAAG CAAATACTTTGAACGAAAGAGGTGAGAAGGTTTTGTCAATTAGACAAGGCCAATGGAAGAATGACGAGAAAACAGAATTCCCTTCTGTACCAGACCTAAAGTCAACTCGACCACCATCTAATTTTGTGAAAAGGTCTCCAATTCCAACTGCACCAAGCTCAAGACCAAACACTGAAGATAACAAAGCGTCACCTGATGCAGTTAGGGAAAAGGCATTAGAGTTGGAGAAAGTTGAGAAAATGAGGCTTCCTGCATTGAAGGAACTGGCAAAATCTAGAGGGCTCAAAGGATACTCCAAGTTGAAGAAGAGTGAGCTTATAGAATTATTAAGGCAGTAA